The following coding sequences are from one Treponema bryantii window:
- a CDS encoding extracellular solute-binding protein: MKKTKLIAFALVLMVLASSVYAKPKKQAKSKGTVPGTASTAGWKLNADKPIKFDWYINFSWFARHWGDSMVSKYITEKTGVDINFVVPAGNESEKLNSMIAGDALPDLITIGWWEGQVPMMIDAGLVEPLDELAKKYDPYFFRVTNTDKLGWYRQADGHVYGYPNSSYTPADYKKYAGKLTSNETFLVRKDMYEAIGKPDMSTPEGFLKALRAAKAKFPSVNGQPLIPFTTNEFGDTGCSQLQGYLAHFLAIPPEKNGKFVNADLGLTDDPEYLRWMKTLRQAHSEGLIATDMFVDKRSQIEEKAAQGRYFCMLYQNWDMQAAQHALYSRDPNSVYIAVDGPKNSRGDNPTLAGGGIAGWTVTLISKNCKDKARAIQFLSYLISEEGQMDTNFGIKDKTYVINSKGIPELTPEMKKLDSTDKNKQETDVGIMYTYWMLMDTAWQAQWGVEYAPSLGQPQLWTRPYVQSFAAYDGLTLPVGSEEQLICEDIQRRWGKVLPQLIRAKSDAEFDSLVAQFNKYKKDKGVDKVIAAQTKLMNENKAKLGM, encoded by the coding sequence ATGAAAAAAACAAAACTTATTGCATTCGCATTAGTGCTTATGGTATTGGCTTCTTCAGTTTATGCTAAACCAAAAAAGCAGGCAAAATCAAAAGGCACAGTACCTGGAACAGCAAGTACTGCTGGCTGGAAATTAAACGCAGATAAACCAATAAAATTCGACTGGTACATTAACTTTAGCTGGTTCGCTCGTCACTGGGGCGATTCTATGGTTTCAAAGTACATCACAGAAAAAACTGGTGTAGACATTAACTTCGTTGTACCTGCAGGTAACGAATCAGAAAAACTCAACTCAATGATCGCAGGTGATGCACTTCCAGACCTTATTACAATCGGCTGGTGGGAAGGACAGGTTCCTATGATGATTGATGCAGGTCTTGTTGAACCTCTCGATGAGCTTGCAAAAAAATATGATCCTTATTTCTTCAGGGTAACAAATACAGATAAGCTTGGCTGGTACAGACAGGCAGATGGTCATGTTTACGGTTATCCAAACTCATCTTATACACCGGCAGACTATAAAAAATATGCCGGAAAACTCACATCAAACGAAACCTTCCTTGTAAGAAAAGATATGTATGAAGCAATCGGTAAGCCGGATATGTCAACTCCAGAGGGATTCTTAAAAGCTCTCCGTGCAGCAAAGGCAAAGTTCCCTTCAGTAAATGGTCAGCCACTTATTCCTTTCACAACAAATGAATTCGGTGATACAGGTTGTTCACAGCTTCAGGGCTATCTTGCTCACTTCCTTGCAATTCCTCCAGAGAAAAACGGAAAGTTCGTAAACGCTGATCTTGGACTTACAGATGATCCTGAATATCTGCGATGGATGAAGACTCTTCGTCAGGCACATTCTGAAGGTTTAATTGCAACAGATATGTTCGTAGACAAGAGAAGTCAGATTGAAGAGAAAGCAGCACAGGGACGTTACTTCTGTATGCTCTATCAGAACTGGGATATGCAGGCTGCACAGCATGCACTTTATTCAAGAGATCCAAACTCAGTTTATATCGCAGTTGATGGCCCAAAGAATAGCCGTGGCGATAATCCAACTCTCGCAGGAGGCGGAATTGCAGGCTGGACTGTAACTTTGATTTCTAAGAACTGTAAAGATAAGGCTCGTGCAATTCAGTTCCTTTCTTACCTCATCAGTGAAGAAGGTCAGATGGATACAAACTTCGGTATCAAAGACAAGACATATGTAATCAACAGCAAAGGAATTCCTGAGCTTACACCAGAAATGAAAAAGCTTGATTCAACAGATAAGAACAAGCAGGAAACTGATGTTGGAATCATGTACACCTACTGGATGCTTATGGATACAGCATGGCAGGCACAGTGGGGAGTTGAATATGCTCCTTCTCTCGGACAGCCACAGCTTTGGACACGTCCTTATGTTCAGTCATTTGCTGCATACGATGGACTTACTCTTCCGGTTGGTTCAGAAGAACAGCTCATCTGTGAAGATATTCAGAGACGCTGGGGTAAGGTTCTTCCACAGCTTATTCGTGCAAAATCTGATGCTGAGTTTGATTCACTTGTAGCACAGTTCAACAAGTACAAGAAAGACAAAGGCGTAGACAAAGTAATTGCAGCTCAGACAAAGCTGATGAATGAAAACAAGGCAAAACTTGGAATGTAA
- a CDS encoding sugar-binding protein: MKKTKYFFPKMGIGILLTMFTSCLAINAKKIVDAPYYPPEEAFADAGEQEKNFKVYYSGSKSPVIDGEFNEWDGLDGIRVRRMVYGGMFNPENTDGLFKVRADDSYLYVFADIIDDQPQENKFPAPQGWRDDSIEFFFGTDTGYHTFYKSTDHRVRIVPQSKTNKSAYDVSLNDVSMNGSIKAAIVYSEHGYKIEAAVPFSLLSIKKLKPKQKVRGDFQINDADDGKERSRLIHWNSSKDNTYVDASSWGDGIVVDLAEAENE; encoded by the coding sequence ATGAAAAAAACAAAATATTTTTTTCCAAAAATGGGAATCGGCATTCTTTTGACAATGTTTACATCATGTCTTGCAATAAATGCAAAGAAGATTGTTGATGCACCATATTATCCTCCTGAGGAAGCATTTGCAGATGCAGGTGAACAGGAAAAGAATTTCAAGGTTTATTACTCAGGTTCTAAATCTCCAGTAATAGATGGTGAATTTAATGAATGGGATGGATTGGATGGAATCCGTGTTCGCCGAATGGTTTATGGAGGAATGTTCAATCCTGAAAATACAGATGGTCTGTTTAAGGTTAGAGCAGATGATTCATATCTCTATGTTTTTGCAGACATCATAGATGATCAGCCACAGGAAAATAAATTTCCTGCTCCACAGGGCTGGCGCGATGATTCAATTGAATTCTTTTTTGGTACAGATACAGGCTATCATACCTTCTACAAGAGTACAGATCACCGTGTAAGAATTGTTCCACAGAGCAAAACAAATAAATCTGCTTACGATGTAAGTTTGAACGATGTTTCAATGAACGGAAGTATTAAGGCTGCAATTGTTTACAGTGAACATGGTTACAAGATTGAAGCAGCCGTTCCATTCTCTCTCTTGAGTATTAAAAAATTAAAGCCAAAGCAGAAGGTGCGCGGTGACTTCCAGATTAACGATGCAGACGACGGAAAAGAACGTTCTCGTCTCATTCACTGGAATAGCAGCAAAGATAATACCTACGTAGATGCAAGTTCCTGGGGAGACGGCATTGTAGTTGATTTAGCGGAGGCTGAAAATGAATAA